From Eptesicus fuscus isolate TK198812 chromosome 22, DD_ASM_mEF_20220401, whole genome shotgun sequence, a single genomic window includes:
- the ATXN7L2 gene encoding ataxin-7-like protein 2 has translation MAVRERAAAAMAALERRVPSLDDFAGQSWSSWVERADLPAADGAELEDTNKSTKKLDAMTLIKEDMSIFGHCPAYDDFYLVVCNHCSQVVKPQAFQKHCERRHGPLSKLYARAPPPPPAPASSQKCHVVNGQGPACRAPGSTKTSSREKGQGSRSRGHPPPEKSQKDNLCLFVPVVNLEKMSGLPKPDGPGVRVAPPSAFLSQPGSLTKDPPGKPPMAPPPKELPGRESIRTTPSEGPSHRAEGSPPEKEPAGARLPPKTHRKMARKECDLNRQCGVVNPDTKKICTRLLTCKIHSVHQRREVQGRAKDFDVLVAELKANSRKGESPKEKSPGRKEPALERPSQEPPSSAPAVAAVAAPSSTFPARAKQTYPYCALPRSRASSESELDDEGPCGGDGDPGLFPFPLPRGGAQASSEESEEEGTSDDLHLPPDCHYATRPPRPQAFCTFGSRLVSPGCYVFSRRLDRFCSALSSMLERHLSSHMWKKIPPAAEPPSHLASSPLPAPPSPASMGSCPHLPGPPPRPACPASTPLTKDSLVPSYPAGSPSVAAACSQAECMGGSQAITSPLPANTPSPSFSKLPPSKASKSSKGKDGADVEVPSRKRKLSPGPTTFKRTCILEPTGKGKPAGCRGLSAKTKTALGVGLNGTVGPRVKRAGPLDCRGSPHQPPTPVKASQLDSPGAAGHPAKAPPSGCLSEEEVAKKRKNLATYCRPVKAKHCPAGPPADAACSVRRKKPGPGLAFEEKCSALKSKAH, from the exons ATGGCGGTGCGTGAACGCGCGGCGGCAGCAATGGCCGCTCTGGAGCGGCGGGTGCCGAGTCTCGATGACTTCGCGGGACAGAGCTGGAGCTCGTGGGTGGAACGGGCCGACCTGCCCGCGGCCGACG GGGCTGAGCTGGAGGACACTAACAAAAGCACCAAGAAGTTGGATGCCATGACCCTCATTAAAGAAG ACATGTCCATCTTCGGGCACTGCCCGGCCTACGACGACTTCTATCTGGTTGTGTGCAACCACTGCAGCCAAGTGGTGAAGCCTCAGGCCTTCCAGAAGCACTGCG AAAGAAGACATGGGCCCCTCAGCAAGCTTTACGcccgggccccacccccacctccagcccctgccaGCTCTCAGAAATGCCATGTAGTGAATGGGCAGGGCCCAGCTTGTAGGGCCCCAGGTTCCACCAAAACCTCCTCCAGGGAGAAGGGCCAGGGGTCCCGGAGCCGTGGCCACCCACCCCCTGAGAAGAGCCAGAAGGACAACCTCTG CCTGTTCGTGCCTGTGGTGAATCTGGAGAAGATGTCTGGCCTCCCCAAGCCCGACGGCCCCGGCGTCCGGGTGGCCCCGCCCTCGGCCTTCCTCAGCCAGCCCGGCAGCCTCACCAAGGACCCCCCTGGGAAGCCCCCCATGGCGCCCCCTCCGAAGGAGCTTCCCGGCAGAGAGAGCATCAGAACAACCCCCAGCGAGGGCCCCAGTCACCGGGCTGAAGGCAGCCCCCCTGAAAAGGAGCCTGCTGGGGCCAGGCTGCCCCCTAAGACCCACCGGAAGATGGCTC GGAAGGAGTGCGACCTCAACAGGCAGTGTGGGGTAGTAAACCCAGACACCAAGAAGATCTGCACCCGCCTGCTGACCTGCAAG ATCCACTCGGTGCACCAGCGCCGGGAGGTCCAGGGCCGGGCTAAGGACTTTGACGTGCTAGTGGCAGAGCTGAAGGCCAACTCCCGCAAGGGGGAGTCCCCGAAGGAGAAGAGCCCGGGGCGCAAGGAGCCGGCTCTCGAGCgcccctcccaggagcccccctcctcagccccggcTGTGGCAGCAGTGGCCGCTCCCAGCAGCACCTTCCCTGCTCGTGCCAAGCAGACCTATCCCTACTGTGCGCTGCCCAG GTCCCGGGCCTCCTCTGAGAGTGAGTTGGATGATGAAGGTCCCTGTGGTGGTgatggggacccaggcctgttccccttccccctgccccggggtggggcccaggcctccagcgaggagagtgaggaggaggggacatctgatgacctccacctcccccctgaCTGCCATTATGCGACCCGGCCCCCCAGGCCACAGGCG TTCTGCACCTTCGGGAGCCGGCTGGTGAGTCCGGGCTGCTACGTGTTCAGCCGCAGGCTGGACCGGTTCTGCTCGGCGCTGAGCTCCATGCTAGAGAGGCACCTCAGCTCACACATGTGGAA GAAGATCCCGCCGGCAGCCGAGCCTCCATCCCACCTGGCCAGCTCCCCGCTCCCTGCTCCCCCGAGCCCAGCCTCCATGGGCAGCTGCCCCCACCTTCCAGGCCCACCCCCCAGACCTGCCTGCCCGGCTTCCACGCCCCTCACCAAGGACAGCCTGGTCCCCAGCTACCCTGCCGGCTCCCCCAGTGTGGCCGCCGCCTGCAGCCAGGCGGAGTGCATGGGCGGCAGCCAGGCCATCACCTCGCCACTGCCTGCCAACACGCCCTCGCCGTCCTTCAGCAAGCTCCCTCCGTCCAAGGCCAGCAAGTCGTCCAAAGGCAAGGACGGGGCCGACGTGGAGGTGCCTTCCCGAAAGCGGAAGTTGTCCCCCGGCCCCACGACTTTCAAACGGACCTGCATCCTGGAGCCCACGGGCAAAGGCAAACCCGCCGGCTGCCGGGGCCTCTCGGCCAAGACCAAAACCGCGCTGGGCGTGGGGCTCAACGGGACGGTGGGGCCGAGAGTGAAGCGGGCAGGGCCCCTGGACTGTCGGGGTTCCCCTCATCAGCCTCCCACACCAGTCAAGGCTTCTCAGCTGGACAGCCCGGGGGCGGCTGGCCACCCAGCCAAGGCCCCGCCGAGCGGCTGCCTCTCCGAGGAGGAGGTGGCCAAGAAGCGGAAAAACCTGGCCACGTACTGCCGGCCCGTGAAGGCCAAGCACTGCCCGGCGGGCCCCCCCGCCGACGCGGCCTGCTCCGTGCGCCGCAAGAAGccggggccaggcctggccttCGAGGAGAAGTGCTCTGCCCTGAAG TCAAAAGCCCATTAA
- the LOC103291151 gene encoding probable transmembrane reductase CYB561D1, with protein MQSLELGLVPAPAREPRLTRWLRRGSGVLAHLLALGFTIFLTVLSRPGTSLFSWHPVFMALAFCVCMAEAILLFSPEHSLFSFCSRKARIGLHWAGQALALLCAALGLGFIIASRTRSELPHLASWHSWLGALTLLATGGQALCGLCLLFPRAAGVSRVARLKLYHLTCGLVVYLMATVTVLLAMYSVWFQAQIKGAAWYLCLALPLYPALVIMHQISSSYLPRKKTEM; from the exons ATGCAGAGCCTGGAGTTGGGTCTGGTTCCCGCTCCAGCGAGGGAGCCGAGACTGACCCGCTGGCTGCGGAGAGGCAGTGGGGTGTTGGCGCACCTGCTGGCCTTGGGCTTCACCATCTTCCTGACGGTGCTGTCCCGGCCGGGAACCA GTCTTTTCTCCTGGCACCCTGTATTCATGGCCTTGGCG TTCTGCGTCTGCATGGCCGAGGCCATCCTCCTCTTCTCGCCCGAGCACTCCCTGTTCTCCTTCTGCTCCCGAAAGGCCCGGATCGGACTGCACTGGGCGGGGCAGGCCCTGGCCCTCCTCTGcgcggccctgggcctgggcttcaTCATCGCCAGCCGGACCCGCAGCGAGCTGCCCCACCTGGCGTCCTGGCACAGCTGGCTGGGGGCCCTGACGCTGCTGGCCACGGGGGGCCAGGCGCTGTGCGGGCTCTGCCTGCTCTTTCCCCGGGCAGCCGGGGTCTCGAGGGTGGCCCGCCTCAAGCTCTACCACCTGACGTGCGGGCTGGTGGTCTACCTGATGGCCACCGTGACGGTGCTCCTGGCCATGTACTCGGTGTGGTTCCAGGCCCAGATCAAAGGCGCGGCCTGGTACCTGTGCCTGGCGCTGCCCCTCTATCCCGCCCTGGTGATCATGCACCAGATCTCCAGCTCCTACTTGCCGAGGAAGAAGACGGAAATGTGA
- the AMIGO1 gene encoding amphoterin-induced protein 1 encodes MQPPRDLRGLWLLPLPWLLLLGEVARAGRPVSSCPAACLCASNILSCSKQQLPNVPHALPSYTAQLDLSHNNLSRLRAEWTPTRLPHLHSLLLSHNHLHFISSEAFSPVPNLRYLDLSSNQLRTLEEALFSELQALEVLLLYNNRIVAVDRSAFEDVAQLQKLYLSQNQISRFPLELVRLPRLTLLDLSANRLKSLPVSDLQKLPAWVKNGLYLHNNPLHCSCELYQLFAHWQRRQLSPVVDFREDLHCVSAKKQYSVFSLNCSEYQERAREAHLGDALTIHCDTKQQGMTKTWVTPSNERVLGGAAAAAANGTVRVFENGSLHFQGVQVEDGGVYTCFAVGEAFNETLSVELKVHNFTLRGHHDTLNTAYTTLVGCILSVVLVLIYLYLTPCRCWCRGVEKPASHQGDSLSSSMLSTTPNHDPMAGGDKEEDFDRRVAFLEPAGPGQDQNGKLKPGSTLPVPEATGKGQRRMSDPESVSSVFSDTPIVV; translated from the coding sequence CGGTGTCCAGCTGCCCCGCCGCCTGCCTGTGCGCCAGCAACATCCTCAGCTGCTCCAAGCAGCAGCTGCCCAACGTGCCCCACGCCCTGCCCAGCTACACGGCCCAGCTGGACCTCAGCCACAACAACCTGAGCCGCCTGCGGGCCGAGTGGACCCCCACGCGCCTGCCCCACCTGCACTCCCTGCTGCTGAGCCACAACCACCTGCACTTCATCTCCTCCGAGGCCTTCTCCCCGGTCCCCAACCTGCGCTACCTGGACCTCTCCTCCAACCAGCTGCGGACGCTGGAGGAGGCGCTGTTCAGCGAGCTGCAGGCCTTGGAGGTGCTGCTGCTGTACAACAACCGCATCGTGGCCGTGGACCGCTCGGCCTTCGAGGACGTGGCCCAGCTGCAGAAGCTCTACCTGAGCCAGAACCAGATCTCCCGCTTCCCCCTGGAGCTGGTCCGGCTCCCCAGGCTGACGCTGCTGGACCTCTCGGCCAACAGGCTGAAGAGCCTGCCCGTGTCCGACCTGCAGAAGCTGCCCGCGTGGGTCAAGAACGGGCTGTACCTGCACAACAACCCCCTGCACTGCAGCTGCGAGCTCTACCAGCTCTTCGCGCACTGGCAGCGCCGGCAGCTGAGCCCCGTGGTGGACTTCCGGGAGGACCTGCACTGCGTGAGCGCCAAGAAGCAATACAGCGTCTTCAGCCTCAACTGCAGCGAGTACCAGGAGCGGGCCCGGGAGGCCCACCTGGGCGACGCCCTGACCATCCATTGCGACACCAAGCAGCAGGGGATGACCAAGACGTGGGTGACGCCCAGCAACGAGCGGGTGCTCggcggcgccgccgccgccgcggccaaCGGCACCGTGCGGGTGTTCGAGAACGGCAGCCTGCACTTCCAGGGCGTGCAGGTCGAGGACGGGGGCGTGTACACCTGCTTCGCCGTCGGGGAGGCTTTCAACGAGACCCTGTCGGTGGAGCTGAAGGTGCACAACTTCACCCTGCGCGGGCACCACGACACCCTCAACACGGCCTACACCACCCTGGTGGGCTGCATCCTCAGCGTGGTCCTGGTCCTCATCTACCTGTACCTCACCCCTTGCCGCTGCTGGTGCCGCGGCGTGGAGAAGCCTGCCAGCCACCAGGGAGACAGCCTCAGCTCCTCCATGCTCAGCACCACGCCCAACCACGACCCCATGGCCGGCGGGGACAAGGAGGAGGATTTTGACCGGCGGGTGGCCTTCCTGGAACCTGCCGGACCTGGGCAGGACCAAAACGGCAAGCTCAAGCCGGGCAGCACCCTGCCGGTGCCCGAGGCCACGGGCAAGGGGCAGCGGAGGATGTCGGACCCGGAGTCGGTCAGCTCGGTCTTCTCTGACACGCCCATCGTGGTGTGA
- the SYPL2 gene encoding synaptophysin-like protein 2 has protein sequence MSSTETAASRPADKSPRQQVDQLFAGLRWRRLEEPLGFIKVLQWLFAIFAFGCCGSYSGETGAMVRCNNEAKDVSSIIVLFGYPFRLNRVQYEMPLCDDESTSKTMNLLGDFSAPAEFFVTLGIFSFFYTMAALVFYLRFHGLYAEDRRFPLADFCVTVSFTFFWLVAAAAWGKGLTDVKGATRPSSLTVAMSVCHGEDAVCSAGATPSMGLANLSVLFGFINFFLWAGNCWFVFKETPWHGQGQDQGQGPGPESTAEQGAVEKQ, from the exons ATGTCCTCCACGGAGACCGCAGCGAGCCGCCCAGCGGACAAGTCGCCGCGCCAGCAG GTGGACCAGCTGTTCGCGGGGCTGCGCTGGCGGCGGCTGGAGGAGCCGCTGGGCTTCATCAAAGTCCTCCAGTGG ctCTTTGCTATTTTCGCCTTCGGGTGCTGCGGCTCCTACAGCGGGGAGACAGGAGCCATGGTCCGCTGCAACAACGAAGCCAAGGATGTGAGCTCCATCATCGTCTTGTTCGGCTATCCCTTCAG GTTGAACCGGGTCCAGTATGAGATGCCGCTCTGTGACGACGAGTCCACCTCCAAGACCATGAACCTGCTGGGGGACTTCTCCGCCCCCGCCGAGTTCTTCGTGACgctgggcatcttctccttcttCTATACCATGGCCGCGCTCGTCTTCTACCTGCGCTTCCACGGCCTCTACGCCGAGGACAGGCGCTTCCCACTGGCG gacttctgtgtGACCGTCTCCTTCACCTTCTTCTGGCTGGTGGCCGCCGCGGCCTGGGGCAAGGGCCTGACCGACGTCAAGGGGGCCACGCGGCCCTCGAGCCTGACCGTGGCCATGTCCGTGTGCCACGGAGAGGACGCCGTGTGCAGTGCCGGGGCCACCCCCTCCATGGGGCTGGCCAATCTCTCCGTG CTCTTCGGCTTCATCAACTTCTTCCTGTGGGCCGGGAACTGTTGGTTCGTGTTCAAGGAGACCCCGTGGCACGGGCAGGGCCAGGACCAGGGCCAAGGCCCCGGCCCCGAGAGCACAGCCGAGCAGGGAGCCGTGGAGAAGCAGTAA